A region of Acidisarcina sp. DNA encodes the following proteins:
- the queC gene encoding 7-cyano-7-deazaguanine synthase QueC, giving the protein MQQETANSGARAKAVVCLSGGMDSSVCAALAARDYDAYALHFSYGQRTEARELKSARAVAEVLGIKHFLPLEMGLFRKIGGSALTDPSIAIPEAPSEEAIGASIPVTYVPFRNAHFLSAAVSWAEVIGAKRIFIGAVEQDSSGYPDCRPQYYEAFQRLIQTGTRDGDIEVVTPLIQLKKSEIVRLGLELRAPFHLTWSCYSGEEKACGVCDSCVLRLRAFRDAGARDPIPYASNPGVEGC; this is encoded by the coding sequence ATGCAACAGGAGACCGCCAATTCCGGAGCTCGCGCCAAGGCGGTTGTCTGCCTCTCCGGGGGAATGGATTCCTCCGTCTGCGCCGCTCTTGCCGCTCGCGATTATGACGCCTACGCGCTGCACTTCAGTTATGGCCAGCGCACGGAAGCGCGGGAACTGAAGAGTGCACGCGCAGTTGCCGAGGTGCTGGGGATTAAGCACTTTCTGCCGCTCGAGATGGGGCTATTCCGCAAGATCGGCGGATCTGCCCTGACGGACCCCTCCATTGCGATTCCGGAAGCACCCAGCGAGGAAGCCATAGGTGCTTCTATTCCAGTGACTTACGTCCCTTTTCGCAATGCTCATTTTCTGTCTGCGGCGGTCAGTTGGGCGGAGGTCATCGGGGCGAAACGAATCTTTATCGGCGCGGTGGAGCAGGACAGCTCAGGGTATCCGGATTGCCGTCCGCAGTATTACGAGGCATTTCAGCGGCTGATCCAAACCGGAACCCGTGACGGAGACATCGAAGTAGTTACGCCGCTTATTCAGTTAAAGAAGAGTGAGATCGTGCGTCTTGGTCTTGAATTGCGTGCACCGTTCCATTTAACGTGGTCGTGCTATTCCGGCGAAGAGAAAGCATGCGGTGTATGTGATAGTTGCGTCCTGCGGCTCAGAGCATTCCGCGATGCGGGTGCCCGCGATCCGATTCCGTACGCATCCAATCCCGGAGTTGAGGGTTGCTAA
- a CDS encoding GNAT family N-acetyltransferase produces MQIRPATPEDAPEMLALIRGLAEYEREPHAVETTEADLLRDGFGPSPFFHAFVAIDENQTVGLALYFYNWSTWRGCPGIHLEDLFVQPAFRGRGIGKALLAAVAAVAVENGCARLQWDVLEWNQPAIDFYHSVGAKFLDQWRTMRVTDEALPNLAASSERLP; encoded by the coding sequence ATGCAAATTCGCCCCGCTACCCCTGAAGATGCGCCGGAGATGCTGGCGCTTATCCGCGGACTGGCCGAGTACGAGCGCGAGCCGCACGCGGTGGAGACCACCGAGGCCGACCTGCTGCGCGACGGATTTGGCCCCTCCCCCTTCTTTCACGCGTTCGTAGCCATCGACGAGAACCAGACCGTAGGATTGGCGCTCTACTTTTACAACTGGTCGACCTGGCGCGGCTGCCCCGGCATCCATCTCGAAGACCTGTTTGTGCAACCTGCGTTTCGTGGCCGCGGCATCGGCAAGGCGCTTTTGGCCGCCGTGGCGGCGGTTGCGGTGGAAAACGGATGCGCGCGCCTGCAATGGGACGTGCTCGAGTGGAATCAGCCGGCGATCGACTTTTACCACAGCGTTGGCGCAAAGTTTCTGGATCAATGGCGCACGATGCGGGTGACGGATGAAGCGCTGCCGAATCTGGCTGCCTCCTCGGAGCGCCTGCCATGA